agtgagtgtgtgtgtgtgtgtgtgtgtgtgtgtgtgtgcgtgtgtgtgagtgtgtgggtgtgagtgagtgagtgagtgagtgagtgagtgagtgagtgagtgagtgtgtgtgtgtgtgtgtgtgggtgtgggtgtgagtgagtgagtgagtgagtgagtgtgtgtgtgtgtgtgtgtgtgtgttacatgtcATTAACCTTTTTAGTAACAACTGAACAATTGAATGCTGTCAGTGTGTGAGAGATTTTAATCTATCAGTAGAAGTCTCCAGAGACTCGCGTATGTTTTATGGATGTTTTTTAGAAGCAGTTAAAGGTCAGTGACACATTAGTATGGATGTGTGTTGTAAAgcaagtgttgtgtgtgttacaGGTGCAGAGTAGGTTGGCGAGGCTCGGTGTGTGATCAGTGCGTTCCTTCACCTGACTGTGTTCACGGAGTGTGTGAAGAACCCGGGCAGTGTGTCTGTGAGCGCGGCTGGACGGGCGCTCGCTGCGATCGAGGTCCAGTGTCCTACATGACCTTATTAAGGAGTATCAGCAGTGATGAACTAGCAGGGCCAGAATTATCTGAAATAGAACAGTCTTGTGAACGGTGGAGGTGTGCTGTGATGACGGTAACAATGTGAATCTGTTGTTTTCTCTCAGAGGTTCACCAGTGTTCATCAAAGCCCTGCTCGGGAAACTCTACCTGTGTGGAGAccggaggagcaggaggaggaggttttGTCTGCCTCTGTTCTCCTGGATACACTGGGGAAAACTGCCAGCTGAAGAAAGGACCGTGTTCAGTGAACGGGTAATACTGATTCTAGTTCAAACAGAGACGGGATGACAGACCATTTCCTCTGTTACACATCTGTGGATTGAAAAACTAGAAAATATTGATGACATAAAGCTGCTATTGACGTGAGATCATCCAGCGctgccattaattactcatccttatTTGACCTTTACAAAGAACTCAAATGTTCACTAATGCTAGATCAGTTGATCAAGCATGTACACCTCTGATTAGATGAGACAAACGAATAGACAGTATCTTTACTTTACACTTAAACATGTCTGAACTTCATTGCATTGgatgcaaaatatcaaaccaagttgtgtttgtgtttaaatgatgttttcacaactaacttcattttattttgaactgATCTGGAAGTgaattttaatgtatgtatgaTGTTAGTTCTCCTCACATGAACAAATTAACATGTTACATAAAGATTGGCATCCAAACAGaaggtcaagtcacctttatttctttaacattttaGACAGTACAGATTGTTTCATAGCAGCTTCatagtaataaacaggaaaataccagaatcagtgatgcaaacttcatcaaatatgagacaaactcaaattcagctgtaaagcagctctaccgAAGTCATTATTCAGGTCATTTCAGTTCGAATGTTTTATTGCATAAAGCGACAGAAAGCGTGTGTGCTGGTGAATCTCTGACGTGTTTCCTCTCATCCGCAGCTCTCGCTGTCAGAACGGAGGAACCTGTGTGAACACGAGTGGTTTTGACAGCCGTTCCTTCTGCCTCTGTCCACCTGGATTCACTGGCTCTGTCTGTGAGATAGAGCTTGACGTCTGCGAGCCCAATCCGTGTGTGAACGGCGGCAGATGCGTCCGTCGTGACCCGAGTTACACCTGCGTCTGTCCGCCGGCCTTCTCCGGGCCGGTTTGCGACGTCAGTCTCTCTGCGTGTTCCAGCGATCGCTGCGTGAACGGAGGCACCTGCTTCAACGACACACTCGGCCGGATCCGCTGCGTCTGCCCGCCCAGATTCACCGGCCCGTCCTGTGAACTCCATATCAGCAAGCTGAAGCCCAAACCCCGAGCGAGAGGGGTAGGTCCGGGTCACTATGCCGCAGCAGCTCACGCTTTCCACAAGCTGCTGCGTCCACCCGAGCGTGAGCCACTCCAGCCGTCCGGTCCACTGGTCACTCGCAGCCAGATCATCTGCTTCACCGTTCTGGGTCTCCTCACCTGTCTGGTGGTCCTGGTCACGACGGGCATCATCTTCTTTAACCGCTGTGAGACGTGGATGGCTAACGCTAAGTACAGCCAGCTGGTGCGGCAGCAAAGGGATCTGCTCCTGAGAGCGTCTGACCGCGAGCAGCATTCGCTCAACATCATCCTGCCGGAGAAAATCAAGCTGAGCAACTACAGCAGGCATTACACGTCCATATGAAGCGGATCCGAGACCGAGAGGTTTGGTGCTTTAGTCTCTCGAGAAAAACAGCTGTAGGATTCCATGGTTTTTATTGTTGGAATACATGCATATATTAAGCAGACAACACTCACGGCTCTCTCTCATTCAGAAGGCCGGTGAAATTAATGGTTTTCACTTATCTCTAGTTACCATCAGTGCGTGCGTTCAGTGAAACAGCACCAGTGCGTCTCATGACCTGGTTTCAAGGTGGTGAGTGGATGAACGGTTCACCACGGTGTGAGAGAGACTCAAGAGCTGCCCGTTATCATCATGTCTTCATCACCTGAGCATTTCGTAATGGTTACTTTTCATGCACATATTTACATGGGAACAAATGATTAATGTAGCCCTAAATAAACCTTTGTTTCCAACTCCATGAACAATGTAGACTCTTAATACTCCTTCTGATGTGATGCTGTCTTGGCAGTATGgttgtgcattttatttaagtctttttcttttaaatacaggGTTTCTGTGGGCCTTAAAAACTCTTACATTCATAAAGTCATggaattaaatgttgcatgcactgcaaaaaagcaaacaaaaaaaacatctgactCTTTGTTTTAcagcacaaatatctaaacattcttaaatcaattagaagtaaaatgtcttgttttacacTTGTTTTGGGGTGTATTTTTTTGagcccactgacagatatttgttcttgtttttatcaTAAACttacttcattttgatcaatttcacaTAAAACAGGACTTCTTATGTTCTGGCATGACATTATGACATGAGCTATTTGAATTGGAAAGCAAGGAAACGTGATTATTTATTCCTTATATTTTCTTGGTCTCAAGAAGGTCttaaatttactttcataaagCCTGCAGAAACCCTGGAATGACtcttataaattaaacataataattacCTTGACAATAGCTGATATTTAACCTGTATTCTTGTAAATCTCGATGTGTATTGATTATGTATCGTGTCTGAATTAATCGTTGAGCTGCAGATTTTTAGGAGACGGTCTTTGCTGCCATCTACCGGTTATACTCGGAATAACGTTAAAGGACATGTTTCACTCTCCGTGGATGTTTTCGTGCTCACCTTTGACCGTTAAATATTTcagaatcaaataaaatagtttG
The sequence above is drawn from the Cyprinus carpio isolate SPL01 chromosome A17, ASM1834038v1, whole genome shotgun sequence genome and encodes:
- the LOC109058850 gene encoding protein delta homolog 1, whose translation is MNVFLRLGFSFLLLFCAPVSAQGPECGAGCHQHHGFCEQSGECRCRVGWRGSVCDQCVPSPDCVHGVCEEPGQCVCERGWTGARCDREVHQCSSKPCSGNSTCVETGGAGGGGFVCLCSPGYTGENCQLKKGPCSVNGSRCQNGGTCVNTSGFDSRSFCLCPPGFTGSVCEIELDVCEPNPCVNGGRCVRRDPSYTCVCPPAFSGPVCDVSLSACSSDRCVNGGTCFNDTLGRIRCVCPPRFTGPSCELHISKLKPKPRARGVGPGHYAAAAHAFHKLLRPPEREPLQPSGPLVTRSQIICFTVLGLLTCLVVLVTTGIIFFNRCETWMANAKYSQLVRQQRDLLLRASDREQHSLNIILPEKIKLSNYSRHYTSI